The Maniola hyperantus chromosome 2, iAphHyp1.2, whole genome shotgun sequence genome includes a region encoding these proteins:
- the Nt5c gene encoding 5'-nucleotidase domain-containing protein 3 isoform X2: MLLDKYNYPPEIAKLEYKPDFAVRGLHYDIEKGLLLKLDSFLQIQFGAIYRGLTPVSNEEILKIYRNRIIPIAYVEGDTRAHKANRAKMVHLADLFSVPEMGLLCNVAEFFIRNHIDYHPEILFLDVKNSVQSCHPVMHKIVAQNLEEYIRPNVDLRKYFQLLQDTDKKLFLVTNSPYHFVNAGMEMLVGGDWREFFDVVIVNANKPKFFTEVSRPIRVFDKTANTHIWEKVSSLAKGTIYYEGTVKQLQDLTGWSGHQVLYFGDHPYSDLADVTLEHGWRTGAIINELTHEINTLNTPSFKENANWLQMLTQLIEDHQDYKEPEAMEVISEWMAERDYLRNATKAVFNPQFGSVFRTYHNPTYFSRRLFRFADIYTSNIRNLLNYSLTHTFYPRRGVMPHEYGSYFV; encoded by the exons ATGTTACTGGATAAATATAat tATCCTCCAGAAATTGCAAAATTGGAATACAAACCAGATTTTGCAGTACGAGGCTTGCATTATGACATTGAAAAAGGTTTGCTATTGAAGTTGGACTCATTCCTTCAAATCCAGTTTGGTGCTATCTACAGAGGACTAACGCCTGTATCAAATGAGGAGATTCttaaaatatacagaaatagaATAATACCCATTGCATATGTTGAGGGTGATACCAGAGCACataaa GCAAATCGGGCGAAAATGGTGCACCTCGCCGATTTATTCTCAGTTCCAGAAATGGGTTTACTGTGTAATGTAGCGGAATTTTTTATTAGAAATCATATAGACTATCACCCTGAAATTTTGTTTTTAGATGTGAAG AACTCAGTTCAAAGTTGTCATCCAGTCATGCACAAGATTGTAGCACAAAATTTAGAAGAATACATAAGGCCAAACGTCGATTTGAGAAAATATTTTCAGCTTCTACAAGACACTGATAAAAAGCTGTTCCTAGTCACAAACAGCCCATACCATTTTGT TAACGCGGGTATGGAAATGTTGGTGGGAGGCGACTGGCGGGAGTTCTTCGACGTGGTGATCGTGAACGCGAACAAGCCGAAGTTCTTCACGGAGGTGTCGCGGCCGATCCGAGTGTTCGACAAAACCGCCAACACGCACATCTGGGAGAAAGTTAGCTCGTTAGCGAAGGGCACCATTTATTATGAG GGTACAGTAAAGCAACTGCAAGACCTTACGGGTTGGAGTGGACATCAAGTGCTGTACTTCGGAGACCACCCCTACAGCGATCTCGCGGATGTAACGCTGGAGCACGGCTGGCGGACGGGGGCCATCATCAATGAGCTTACG CACGAGATCAACACTTTGAACACACCGTCGTTCAAGGAAAACGCGAATTGGCTGCAGATGCTAACCCAACTTATAGAGGACCATCAGGATTATAAGGAGCCAGAGGCCATGGAGGTCATATCTGAATGGATGGCAGAAAGGGACTACCTCAG AAACGCTACTAAAGCAGTATTCAACCCGCAATTCGGTAGCGTATTTCGTACATATCACAATCCTACATACTTTTCGCGACGGCTATTCCGATTTGCCGATATCTACACATCGAATATAAGGAATCTGTTGAATTATTCCCTTACACACACCTTCTACCCGCGGCGCGGTGTTATGCCACACGAATATGGGTCTTATTTCGTTTGA
- the Nt5c gene encoding 5'-nucleotidase domain-containing protein 3 isoform X1 → MTLCKSIGGILKLNRNLSHKHLSSNFVLLSRNFSTRELLKEAYCRTKLKCRSKKLPQDVNPQGVFACNELDLSEVKVYGFDYDYTLAHYKPSLEHLLYNLGRDMLLDKYNYPPEIAKLEYKPDFAVRGLHYDIEKGLLLKLDSFLQIQFGAIYRGLTPVSNEEILKIYRNRIIPIAYVEGDTRAHKANRAKMVHLADLFSVPEMGLLCNVAEFFIRNHIDYHPEILFLDVKNSVQSCHPVMHKIVAQNLEEYIRPNVDLRKYFQLLQDTDKKLFLVTNSPYHFVNAGMEMLVGGDWREFFDVVIVNANKPKFFTEVSRPIRVFDKTANTHIWEKVSSLAKGTIYYEGTVKQLQDLTGWSGHQVLYFGDHPYSDLADVTLEHGWRTGAIINELTHEINTLNTPSFKENANWLQMLTQLIEDHQDYKEPEAMEVISEWMAERDYLRNATKAVFNPQFGSVFRTYHNPTYFSRRLFRFADIYTSNIRNLLNYSLTHTFYPRRGVMPHEYGSYFV, encoded by the exons atgacTTTGTGCAAGTCAATAGGgggtattttaaaattgaatcgtAATTTATCACACAAACATTTAAGTAGCAACTTTGTTTTATTGTCAAGGAACTTTTCTACCCGTGAACTTTTGAAAGAAGCATATTGTCGTACGAAACTAAAATGTAGAT CAAAGAAGCTTCCTCAAGATGTCAACCCACAGGGAGTGTTTGCTTGTAATGAGCTGGATCTCTCAGAAGTCAAAGTGTATGGTTTTGACTATGATTACACTTTGGCACATTACAAACCCTCATTGGAACATTTGTTGTACAACCTGGGTAGGGACATGTTACTGGATAAATATAat tATCCTCCAGAAATTGCAAAATTGGAATACAAACCAGATTTTGCAGTACGAGGCTTGCATTATGACATTGAAAAAGGTTTGCTATTGAAGTTGGACTCATTCCTTCAAATCCAGTTTGGTGCTATCTACAGAGGACTAACGCCTGTATCAAATGAGGAGATTCttaaaatatacagaaatagaATAATACCCATTGCATATGTTGAGGGTGATACCAGAGCACataaa GCAAATCGGGCGAAAATGGTGCACCTCGCCGATTTATTCTCAGTTCCAGAAATGGGTTTACTGTGTAATGTAGCGGAATTTTTTATTAGAAATCATATAGACTATCACCCTGAAATTTTGTTTTTAGATGTGAAG AACTCAGTTCAAAGTTGTCATCCAGTCATGCACAAGATTGTAGCACAAAATTTAGAAGAATACATAAGGCCAAACGTCGATTTGAGAAAATATTTTCAGCTTCTACAAGACACTGATAAAAAGCTGTTCCTAGTCACAAACAGCCCATACCATTTTGT TAACGCGGGTATGGAAATGTTGGTGGGAGGCGACTGGCGGGAGTTCTTCGACGTGGTGATCGTGAACGCGAACAAGCCGAAGTTCTTCACGGAGGTGTCGCGGCCGATCCGAGTGTTCGACAAAACCGCCAACACGCACATCTGGGAGAAAGTTAGCTCGTTAGCGAAGGGCACCATTTATTATGAG GGTACAGTAAAGCAACTGCAAGACCTTACGGGTTGGAGTGGACATCAAGTGCTGTACTTCGGAGACCACCCCTACAGCGATCTCGCGGATGTAACGCTGGAGCACGGCTGGCGGACGGGGGCCATCATCAATGAGCTTACG CACGAGATCAACACTTTGAACACACCGTCGTTCAAGGAAAACGCGAATTGGCTGCAGATGCTAACCCAACTTATAGAGGACCATCAGGATTATAAGGAGCCAGAGGCCATGGAGGTCATATCTGAATGGATGGCAGAAAGGGACTACCTCAG AAACGCTACTAAAGCAGTATTCAACCCGCAATTCGGTAGCGTATTTCGTACATATCACAATCCTACATACTTTTCGCGACGGCTATTCCGATTTGCCGATATCTACACATCGAATATAAGGAATCTGTTGAATTATTCCCTTACACACACCTTCTACCCGCGGCGCGGTGTTATGCCACACGAATATGGGTCTTATTTCGTTTGA